The following proteins are co-located in the Palaemon carinicauda isolate YSFRI2023 chromosome 30, ASM3689809v2, whole genome shotgun sequence genome:
- the LOC137623824 gene encoding transcription factor CP2-like isoform X1: MDKKPIRHETNLHSGARAKGHTDTGDEQWCLTPTSPPSRTREWLVQNGFQQFASTFSQYSGLDMFRLSKADFKEICGIPAGLVMFEALRRPQSCVLRLYIKPENTNCYTAMFLQRFSYDDFVLKLSDILKCNPASIKQITMEHSTGIHILVTNEVIANMEDESIFTIKIERETSSSTNEQFDAAHSDHHISEEDSEEDSEDLHRANERQQPTKLIVKLKSQVEDCPENRSCI; encoded by the exons atggACAAGAAGCCAATTCGACATGAAACGAACCTACATTCAGGTGCGCGTGCCAAAGGCCATACAGACACAGGGGACGAACAG TGGTGCTTAACGCCAACTTCACCTCCGTCCAGAACGCGCGAGTGGCTCGTACAAAACGGTTTCCAACAGTTTGCCAGCACTTTCTCACAGTACTCGGGCTTGGACATGTTTCGACTGTCCAAGGCAGACTTCAAGGAAATATGTGGCATACCAGCAGGACTCGTAATGTTTGAAGCACTACGAAG GCCACAATCATGTGTACTTCGACTGTACATAAAGCCGGAGAACACAAATTGCTACACGGCAATGTTTCTGCAGAGATTCTCCTACGACGATTTCGTTCTCAAACTTTCGGACATTCTAAAATGCAATCCAGCCTCAATAAAACAGATTACAATGGAACATTCGACGGGCATACACATTCTAGTGACGAATGAG GTAATAGCGAACATGGAAGACGAATCCATCTTCACCATAAAAATCGAAAGGGAAACATCATCATCCACAAATGAGCAATTTGACGCAGCCCACAGCGACCATCACATCTCTGAAGAGGATTCTGAAGAGGATTCTGAAGACTTACACCGTGCAAATGAAAGGCAACAGCCCACAAAGTTGATAGTAAAACTCAAAAGCCAGGTAGAAGACTGTCCTGAAAACCGAAGTTGTATTTGA
- the LOC137623824 gene encoding transcription factor CP2-like protein 1 isoform X2, translated as MFRLSKADFKEICGIPAGLVMFEALRRPQSCVLRLYIKPENTNCYTAMFLQRFSYDDFVLKLSDILKCNPASIKQITMEHSTGIHILVTNEVIANMEDESIFTIKIERETSSSTNEQFDAAHSDHHISEEDSEEDSEDLHRANERQQPTKLIVKLKSQVEDCPENRSCI; from the exons ATGTTTCGACTGTCCAAGGCAGACTTCAAGGAAATATGTGGCATACCAGCAGGACTCGTAATGTTTGAAGCACTACGAAG GCCACAATCATGTGTACTTCGACTGTACATAAAGCCGGAGAACACAAATTGCTACACGGCAATGTTTCTGCAGAGATTCTCCTACGACGATTTCGTTCTCAAACTTTCGGACATTCTAAAATGCAATCCAGCCTCAATAAAACAGATTACAATGGAACATTCGACGGGCATACACATTCTAGTGACGAATGAG GTAATAGCGAACATGGAAGACGAATCCATCTTCACCATAAAAATCGAAAGGGAAACATCATCATCCACAAATGAGCAATTTGACGCAGCCCACAGCGACCATCACATCTCTGAAGAGGATTCTGAAGAGGATTCTGAAGACTTACACCGTGCAAATGAAAGGCAACAGCCCACAAAGTTGATAGTAAAACTCAAAAGCCAGGTAGAAGACTGTCCTGAAAACCGAAGTTGTATTTGA